The Argentina anserina chromosome 5, drPotAnse1.1, whole genome shotgun sequence genome includes the window GAAAGATACAATGCTATTTAATGGTACACTAAAATATTACTATGCTatggatttaaaaaaaattgatagagtATACTAATCATACAATTAAGAATAAATCAAATCAAGGGTTAGAAAAAGTTAGTTACCTGAACATCGAATTTAAAATATAGGGACTGTACAATTTCTAGTTTAAACTTTTATGATGATACATGTCGTGCCTGTTAATTAATCTTTTTTGttaattgaaaaagaaaatagttACACATATTTATTGTTCATGGTCTTGTTGTCATTTCGTTTCGAGCCTTGCATTCTTTTGAATATAGTGAAGACTATTAGGACTGGTGCAAGCAAAGTCAACAGCTTTCATATACCATGCTTATTTATTtgcaaaaatatataattcaatgaaGCAAAGACCATAGTTCAACCAAACCACATTGAATGAATATCACCAAATTAGATATGCCGATATGGCACACATAGTTCAACAATTAGAGCAAAGAACCCAGAACGTACAAAACATGGTACACTAGTTTCAGAATTTATAGGGGAATGTACAAACCTTGTTGTCATTGATGGTGAAGGGATCAGATTTGTAAAGGCTTTTGAAGAACATGAGCCAACACAACACTTATTCCACCAAAACTCCCTATGCACTTTTGAAAAGTAGTTGCGCCCCTAAAATTGAAACACGTTGCATAGTTTACTAGAAGACACCACTCCAGATCAAAGTCATCTATGAAATTAACTACACTTGATCAACACGTACTCAGATTTTTCAGCTAATTGTAAGGAGTTAATAGAATTGTTTTTTCCTCCTACAACAAGTACCTGAGTTATTTGCCTATGTAAATTGATTTTCAGTTGTCTTTGTAGTCCATCATTTGAACATAATATTACAAAAACCAAAGTTGTAGTCTCACAGCTAATGTGCAAGTGACAATTGTTTAATTTATAATACATATCTAAGTTAGCAATCTACTCATATTATATAAACCATGAGCATAAAGAGTAAGTATAAAGAAAAATCATAACCTGTGTACCATGATATGTCTCATCCCCTGAAAGACAAGGTTTGGTTTCTTGTTGAAAGAAAGTGACATGCAACAAAAAGTGTGACCTCAAACGAGTACGCAAAACCCGTTTATCTTCGTATGACCAAATATGACAAGaacaaaagaattattagcAAGAATGAAGAAATCAGACTCTGAAATATTCTTCTGTGATCAGCTCATCAAAGTATATTTGACTTTCAATAAATCCTCTTGTGACTTCATCAGTAAATGGACTAGTCTCAATATACTAATGTATATATTTTCACTTGTGGTAGAAGCTAAACAATATTGTAATTAGTACCTTAAGTTGCTTACAATTTGCAATGAATGACATAAATTCTAGCTCGGCTTTTAAATGCCTATTATAATTCAGTGGGAGGCTACCTCATTTAGATGACACAGTTCAAGTTACAGCTTCACCACGACTAAAGGTTCTAAGTGCGGCAGGCTACCTTAGTGGTGTTGCTTCTGGACTTAAACGATAGATAATATGATGGACTAAACCAAGTATGGAAAGGAAAAGACATGATACTCACTGAAACATTTAGTATCCAAAAAATATGCAACAACAAGCATGCTAGAGAATGCTCAATTATTTTATTCTTTGACTACCTTAGCTCAATCTTGATATTCGTATTGCAGACATACACATCATGTGGAATTGATGAAAGCCAATTCATTTAAAAAACTTCATACCATGTAAGTAAATCCATATTCATATCTATAGAAGCACAACATAACAACATAACACAAATAATTACAAATGAGActagagggagagagagatactcaaCTCTTTAAGTTCAAATATGAACTCCATGTATGGTAGAGTCCTTTATGATAATTTTAATGGTGTAACTACCACTTGTCTTTCATGtaagaaaattaaaactatAAGAACATAATGTTTAATTTAACAAGTACATGATACAGGAGTAATAAAATGTATTATAAGAAACTCATAAGCCATACACAACGACTAAATCTTAAACTAAGACTTACCATCAGAAGATGCAATGAGTATTAGTAATACTCTTATCTTCCTCCCCTTACGCCCTACCAATCAGTAttcatccaatatcaaataCCCCAAATCGAATAACTAATATGAATTCAGAACCCTAAAACCAAAAGCAAATGGAAACCTAAAATTCAGAACGCTAAAAGCCACACACAAAAAAGTCAGAGATAGATATGTGATAACACAATTAGATGGGTCAAAGTGGACGGGGTGCTCGGCGGGGGGAGAGGACGAGGTCCTCGAGCTTCTTGAATAGAGTGGAGTTGATGTCAGCGAGCTTGACCTTAGCGGTGTTGACGGCCTCGTGATGGGGCTGCGGCCGAAGGCAATGAGGATGGAGCTGGTCTGGGAGACGTCCCGACTCATGGCAGCGATGATTTCGGGGTCAGAGAAGTGTGGCATCTGGTCGAGGAGGGCAGAGGAGCGTTTGAGGAGTTGGGGGTGGctattgttgttttgattggaGTAGAGGTCGGAGACGGTGGGGCGGTGAAGGAGCCTAGGATGGGAAGGTGGTTTGGGTTAGATTTAGGGTTAGAGGATAAAGGGAAATCAGGAGAGGGAGAGACAGCGAGTGTTGGTGAATTTATTGAGAACCGTAACCCCCAACTTCGATTTATATACCACTGCACAAAGACGAGAATGTCTTTTTGGTTATAAAAACCATTGTTGGTCATTTCTTCCGACAATGCATCAAAACCTCTCATCCAACTATTGTAAAACATATATTGTCTGAAACAGCTCAGGCAATGTtttggaaaagaagaaaaatcattGTCATTTATTTGGGTATAGACAATATACAGTTACACAACCATTGTCTTTAGCATAAATATGTGCAATGTGTTTTGAGGCAAGATATAAAACATTTGTCTTACATGAGATCCAACAATGATACTTATTAAACCATTATTCACACTAGAATTTCAGACAATGCTTATTTTGAAACCATTCTCTGAGTTTTCAGAAAATGGTTTTTTTTGCTGTGCATTGTGTACTAACTATTGTCTATTTAACATTTTGGCCTAGTGAGGGTTTTGGTTTAAGCTATCTGAGCAAGACTAGGTAGATACCCATTCAGAATCTTGAATGCTTGTGATTAAAGACCACAACTTGATAAAATAGATGTTATGTTTTATTTGGTTTGTGTGAGTCCTTTTGTTCTCATTAAACTTTATCAACCCTTAGAATAGATGTCATACTTTCTCAGAGTAACTTAAGTACTATACTCTGTCATAAGGCTTATATGATGGATTCTTTGACACTAGTTTGATAGTTAGTAATTAGAAGACTAGGAACCCGAGTAGAATTGCGAAGGTGAAGTTAGAATTCGAATTCCTAGTGTTTGTTATCATTGTCCAAAGTTACCTTTCAAAACTCTTTTCCAAGAAAAGCTCAGTTTTAAATTAGCAAGATTTCATCTGCTTTATAAATTCGTGATTATTTAGactaaattttacaaataagCTGATTCTAAAAAACTtacccaacaaaaaaaaaaccattatGAGTTaaatataactatataagTGCATATATTGCTCAAAACTCAATACCAAACAAAGCCAATGACTAATGTGTTCATACATCTTATTAATTGAAGTGTCTCAGTGTCCAGACACACTTTtggtggaaaaaaaaaaacttggaaagaaaaacaacaTACTTATTGGGGTGGATACATAAATACATTCACACATTATTGTACGAAATATACCAGCAAGATGAGTAAAGTTCATTGTAGGGTAATCAGCGGGATGATTCAAGTTCCAGTAAAGCTCAAACCTTTGGTTAAAGGCACAGGTTCAATAAGCAAAGACTCTATGTAATCCTTGAGCACGATTCCAGAATGGGTATAGCCATCCTCGTACttataaataacttcaatcaCTCGGGCCAGATTGAGAATAAGCGATAGCACAGGAACAGGGAAAATCGTGGGTTGCAGCAAAGCTTCATTGATATCCTTCCATGCATTATTCACTTGTATACGAAACTCGATTAATGCTTCTTCTCTAGTTGCATCATGTTCTTTCATGTAGCATTCCACAGCTGAGGCGACATGTCCTCTCTTTTGCTCAAActacacatatatatttacacatttaaaCATGAGGCCGAACATTAATCAACGGGGTTAGGGCTAAATGAATATACACAAGTGTACGTTTACTAAATGTGTATAACATGACATAATTAAAGACTCGCTAGATATACTCACTTCGTGGGAGACTCTGATTGCGTTTGGCGGGGCTTATAAGCTCCTTAACTTATAAGTTGAGGAAGTTTTTCCGTTTGGTAAAGAGAAAAGCAGGTGACTTTTCTTAAAAGTCAAGGTGGTttctaaaagaaaatgataagtTACTGAGACCCTCTTTTGACTTATAAGCATAAGTCAGGAAAAAGCGGGTTACTGTAGCGATTAAATGATATTTTCGAAATACCGTTGGGTACCCTTGTGAACTTCAACAAATTACCCAAAGACcaatttaatttcttttcaaCAACTCTTCTCCGTTTCTCTCCATGTTCTATCCCAGTTCTCTCTCTGGATGCTCACCGGAGTCCGGTCAACGACGTCGTTCCTACAGAGCCTTCGAATCCTCCGAAGTTGCCCTCAGttgttctttccttttttctctGATGAGTTTGAAATCAAATGTTCTTTCCTTTTTGCTAAGATTCCAGACTTTGAGATTGGGTAATTGGTCTTGATGTATGTTTGTACATAAAATTAAGGATTTCTTCAAATTGGGTATTAGTTGGTTATAAATCCTGATTAGATTGAAATTTTTGGTTAATTTTCTATTGATATATGTTTGCATATTCTGTGTTTTGGGATGAATTATACTTCAAAGTGTGTGATTGTATATACTGTTATGCTGTTTTTTTACTGCAGGAAAGTTGCAGTGATCAATTTGGATCCGGCTAACGATTCATTACCGTATCCTCTTCATTTTATTTAGCTTTATAGTTCATGTATTTGCAGTGTTGCATTTGTTTCTAGTATGTGAAACCTTGACTGAAGTGTAGGTATGAATGTGCTGTGAACGTAGTTGATCTTATCAAACTAAATGATGTCATGGCGGAACATACTCTTGTGAAGTATGAAACATCTTGTTCTGCAGCTTCTGAAGTTTCTGTTGTCATGTTCATCCAGGTCTTGTATATTGCATGgattttctagagaaaaatATTGACTGGTTGGAGGCCAAGTTGAAACCTCTTCtgaaggccataacacaccttaaaacggagaaaaatcaacttagatgcaaaaaaataaagtttactggggttagtaaaaattttactaaagtttactagaggtagtaaacttctactgggggtattaaacttgaaaaacagtatttctaaaggccataacacaccttaaaacggagaaaaatcaacttagatgcaaaaaaataaagtttactggggttagtaaaaattttactaaagtttactagaggtagtaacttctactgggggtattaaacttgaaaaacagtattcctaaaggccataacacaccttaaaacggagaaaaatcaacttagatgcaaaaaaataaagtttactggggttagtaaaaattttactaaagtttactagaggtagtaaacttctactgggggtattaaacttgaaaaacagtatttctaaaggccataacacaccttaaaacggagaaaaatcaacttagatgcaaaaaaataaagtttactaaGGGTAGTAATCAGCTCCATGGTCCACTTAATCAGCTTCATGGTCCACTTAATTACTAGAGTTTTGGCTGTTTCATAATATAAGAACACTAATATAGATCATCATAGTTCATATGTGCTATGCATATTTGTGTACTATATAAGAACAACTAACGTACTGGACCAAAATGAAGAACACTAAGATACTTGAACATCAATACTGGACCTAAAtactttattttaatatttactttcattttttccaacttttttgaattatttctaaataaattatttttcagataaatttttgtttttttataggAAAATATTATTTGGTAGATGCGGGTTACCCACAGATGAATGGATATTTGGGACCTTATAAAGGTCTAAAACAACATTTTCAACAATACAGAGGGCGAGAACCAAGAAATGCAAAAGAGGTATTTAACCGAGCACACTCTTCTCTTAGAAGTGTTATAGAACGAACATTTGgtgtttggaaaaaaaaatggaagattTTAAAGGACATGCAAGGTTTTTCATTtgagaaacaagtgaagattgTTATTGCAACCATGACTCTTCATAATTATATAAGAAGACATGCAAATCGTGATGCCCATTTTGTTCGTTGGGCAGAAAGGGTGGTTGACATACCAAATGATGAGGTAGAGATGGATAATGATGGAGGGGAAAATGAGCATGGTCATGATGCACGGGAAATTGAAGcaataagaaatgaaatcaCTCAAAGTTTGATGAGTGCGCGtataatatgaaattatttgatgcaaataaaatatatatatatattgttatttggttttgtaatttagttgaatgtgttaagatatttttaatattatttgtgtCAATGACAAATGTATTTTGTTATTAAGTATAAGAAAACATAGAACACTTATTAATTTTACTTGAAGTCAATGAGaaagtaaaaattaaaatactaaTGTAAAAGGGTAGTGATagataaaaaaagaagttaaaaattcatattgtatttgcaaagaatcaagaaagaaaatatactcttggaaaataaaaaaaaatattttaaactaTTTGGTGTCCAAAATTGTCATTATACAAATACAAAGCATAAGCCAGTTTAAGTTTGCCAAACACTCTGCACAACTTATGCCACTAAAAGTCACTTAAAAaagccagtttaccaaacagtcaACTACTTAACTTATCAGAAACTTATTCTCAGAAATAAGTATAAGTCAACTTATCTTATAAGTCACAGCTGCGCCAAACACACCCTCTGTCATCCATAAGTCTGCAAATTACCGATGCAGCCTTTAGCATCTTAGGGTCACTGAAGACCCAATCCAGGGAGTCTTTTGTAACAATATCTCCCATTCCAATAAAGGACATGGTGGCTAGCATATGATAGGATGTGAAAAGTGCTACCGGCATGTATTCACTCATTGTTGGTATGTAATTATTGTTGAACCATTTGGCTTCTGTCAGGTAAGCTTTAGTCAGAAGTTTCATCTGAAAAAGGGCAATCGAGGGGAAGAAATAAAAttagttagtttctgattAGCTGTTATATAAAGGTGAAGCCATGAAGATATGATTATTACTAAAACAACCCTAGCCAGTAGCCACTAAGGCTTAAATAGCTTACTGCTTCTCTTGCATATTGCATGCGATACAAATTTCCCTCTTTTGCAAGAGTTTCTTCAAATTCGGTGTAGACATCCATCATTGCCTGGTAACAAACGTTCATATACTCTGGCAATGGATCCATAGCAGAAACATCCCACCTTCGCATGAAATGAATGAACTTAGAAAAGTTGATAACAAATTCAAGTCActgacaaaaacaaaacaaaaataacaaGTTTCCTAAATAATTAAAGTTAATCAATCGAAACTAAAAATAGTAATAAGCTGACTATATACACAGTTTGTACCTCTCGACAACTTCGGTAAAGAGCTCTAGTTCTCCATATTTTCCATGCGCATCATAAATGTCATCAATAATGGTTATTATGGCAATAATTTTGCACATCATCATCCTTCCGACGTGATTCTCAGGCAAATAGAAGAGCCCTAGGGCCCAAAAATATGCCTCAATTACTCTGCTTCTGGCAAAAGGTAGCTTCTTTTCGAAGTCCAAGTCTTTCCACCACCTAAGCTCAAAAttcaaatagaaaaaaaaacaatcaattaGATTTTAAATAAGCAATTTTTACAAGAGCACTGCTAGGGATAAGAGGCTAAATTTGACGCCACAATTTTATGTGGCATGTCAAGTCACCTTATTACATCACTAGTTAGATTAACCAcaacattttatttttaaataaaaagataattaTATCCTTGTAAATGGTTATGATTACGATAtagaataaaaattatattttttgtcAATTAGAATTAAATTattgatttaaaaaatatttagttATCTTTTTCCTTCTTCATCGATATTATTTAGTTACCTTTATCTTTCTTCATGCGTGTGTgtcaaatttaatttattaataataataCCAAATGAGGCATAATCATATCA containing:
- the LOC126793525 gene encoding (-)-germacrene D synthase-like isoform X1; this translates as MSAQNTIGDETRPSADFPPGIRGDIFLSDAFMKTTIVNCDQDRLQEMKEEVKRMVTAPFEKQSQILQLIDDIQRLGVAYLMENEISQVLQQIHDNFSGKCLDDQEENDDNLYTAALRFRLLRQQGYKVSCDTFNNFKDGDGKFSQSHVGDVLGLLSLYEASQLRIHGEEILDEAVNFSTTHLELAIHGLLPPLSKRVSHALYQPLWKGFPRLEVRHYLSMYEEGESHNETLLTFAKLDFNRLQQVYQKELPGITRWWKDLDFEKKLPFARSRVIEAYFWALGLFYLPENHVGRMMMCKIIAIITIIDDIYDAHGKYGELELFTEVVERWDVSAMDPLPEYMNVCYQAMMDVYTEFEETLAKEGNLYRMQYAREAMKLLTKAYLTEAKWFNNNYIPTMSEYMPVALFTSYHMLATMSFIGMGDIVTKDSLDWVFSDPKMLKAASVICRLMDDRVSHEFEQKRGHVASAVECYMKEHDATREEALIEFRIQVNNAWKDINEALLQPTIFPVPVLSLILNLARVIEVIYKYEDGYTHSGIVLKDYIESLLIEPVPLTKGLSFTGT
- the LOC126793525 gene encoding (-)-germacrene D synthase-like isoform X2, translated to MSAQNTIGDETRPSADFPPGIRGDIFLSDAFMTTIVNCDQDRLQEMKEEVKRMVTAPFEKQSQILQLIDDIQRLGVAYLMENEISQVLQQIHDNFSGKCLDDQEENDDNLYTAALRFRLLRQQGYKVSCDTFNNFKDGDGKFSQSHVGDVLGLLSLYEASQLRIHGEEILDEAVNFSTTHLELAIHGLLPPLSKRVSHALYQPLWKGFPRLEVRHYLSMYEEGESHNETLLTFAKLDFNRLQQVYQKELPGITRWWKDLDFEKKLPFARSRVIEAYFWALGLFYLPENHVGRMMMCKIIAIITIIDDIYDAHGKYGELELFTEVVERWDVSAMDPLPEYMNVCYQAMMDVYTEFEETLAKEGNLYRMQYAREAMKLLTKAYLTEAKWFNNNYIPTMSEYMPVALFTSYHMLATMSFIGMGDIVTKDSLDWVFSDPKMLKAASVICRLMDDRVSHEFEQKRGHVASAVECYMKEHDATREEALIEFRIQVNNAWKDINEALLQPTIFPVPVLSLILNLARVIEVIYKYEDGYTHSGIVLKDYIESLLIEPVPLTKGLSFTGT